From Amphritea atlantica, a single genomic window includes:
- a CDS encoding ParA family protein, with amino-acid sequence MIRVVFNQKGGVGKSSISTNLAAISASKGKRTLVVDLDPQCNTSHYLLGDLVNDTVGDIKDFFEQTLSFQVRPKEITDFIHPTVYDNLDLLPSSPELGDLHAKLEAKHKIYKLRDALLNLDRYDAVYIDTPPAFNFYTLSALCTANSCLIPFDCDEFSRQALYSLMYNVQETQQDHNDQLKIEGIVVNQYQPRANASKTIVEMLKEDNLPVLNAMISSSVKMKESHNACMPLIYFAPKHKLTLEYLSLYDELHA; translated from the coding sequence ATGATCCGAGTTGTCTTTAATCAGAAAGGTGGTGTGGGTAAGTCCAGTATCAGTACAAACCTTGCGGCGATTAGCGCCAGCAAAGGCAAGCGGACACTGGTGGTTGATCTGGATCCTCAATGCAATACCAGCCACTATCTGCTGGGCGATCTTGTGAATGATACAGTGGGTGATATTAAAGATTTCTTTGAGCAGACCCTGAGCTTTCAGGTGCGGCCAAAAGAGATCACCGATTTCATTCACCCCACCGTGTATGACAATCTCGATCTGCTGCCCTCAAGCCCGGAGCTGGGCGATCTGCATGCCAAGCTGGAGGCCAAGCATAAGATCTATAAGCTGCGCGATGCTCTGCTTAACCTTGATCGGTATGATGCGGTCTATATCGATACGCCTCCGGCATTCAATTTTTATACTCTGTCGGCGCTCTGCACTGCGAACAGTTGTCTGATCCCGTTTGATTGCGATGAGTTCTCACGGCAGGCGCTCTATAGCCTGATGTATAACGTGCAGGAGACCCAGCAGGACCATAACGACCAGTTAAAGATCGAGGGGATTGTTGTTAACCAGTACCAGCCCCGGGCAAATGCATCAAAAACCATTGTGGAGATGCTGAAAGAGGACAACTTGCCGGTTCTTAACGCGATGATCTCCTCATCGGTGAAGATGAAAGAGTCCCACAATGCGTGTATGCCGCTGATCTACTTTGCGCCAAAGCATAAGCTGACGCTGGAATACCTGTCGCTGTATGACGAGTTGCACGCCTGA
- a CDS encoding DUF2333 family protein, with protein sequence MEMLQRLWFSLWDKLTGAAGRVKLLRPVLVLLGLYLLVSLGLGIWWSQEPEPFEVRPVVIQTAQGTEQPVVGSATVSTLIKVTETLLQKPGGYLSNDRTPPGIWLDNIPRWEFGVLVQARDMSRAMRKDFSRSQSQSTEDVDLKEAEPLLHFDNNSWLLPASEGEYKKSLKYLRAYESRLIDSQQQDAQFYARADNLRGWLADVSTRLGSLSQRLSASVGQKRVNTDLAGESAARQSTDNAAELEVKTGWLEIDDVFYEARGTAWALIHLLQAVEVDFADALEKKNALISLRQIIRELEATQGTVWSPMIMNGNEFGLLANHSLVMASYISRANAAIIDLRTLLEQG encoded by the coding sequence ATGGAAATGTTACAGCGGTTGTGGTTTTCACTCTGGGATAAACTGACAGGGGCCGCTGGTCGCGTGAAGCTTTTACGGCCAGTTTTAGTTCTGCTGGGTCTCTATCTGCTGGTAAGCCTGGGGCTGGGCATCTGGTGGAGCCAGGAGCCAGAACCGTTTGAGGTCCGGCCTGTGGTCATACAGACGGCTCAGGGGACAGAGCAGCCGGTGGTTGGTTCAGCCACGGTGTCAACATTGATTAAAGTTACCGAAACGCTGCTGCAAAAGCCCGGTGGATATCTCTCGAATGACCGGACCCCTCCGGGGATCTGGCTGGATAATATTCCCCGCTGGGAATTCGGTGTGCTGGTTCAGGCGCGGGATATGTCCCGGGCGATGCGTAAAGATTTCAGCCGTTCACAGTCACAGTCGACCGAAGATGTTGACCTGAAAGAAGCTGAACCTCTACTGCACTTTGATAATAACAGCTGGTTGCTGCCCGCCAGTGAGGGCGAATATAAGAAATCACTGAAATATCTGCGTGCCTATGAGTCACGCCTGATTGACTCTCAGCAGCAGGACGCCCAGTTTTATGCGCGGGCCGATAATCTGCGCGGCTGGCTGGCCGATGTATCGACCCGGCTGGGCAGTCTGTCCCAGCGCCTCAGCGCCAGTGTCGGACAAAAGCGGGTTAATACCGATCTGGCCGGCGAATCTGCAGCCCGTCAGTCCACTGATAATGCCGCCGAGCTGGAAGTGAAAACCGGCTGGCTGGAGATTGATGATGTCTTTTATGAAGCCCGGGGAACCGCCTGGGCGCTGATTCATCTGCTGCAGGCGGTCGAGGTGGATTTTGCCGATGCGCTGGAGAAGAAGAATGCGCTGATCAGTCTGCGGCAGATCATTCGTGAACTGGAAGCCACTCAGGGAACCGTCTGGAGTCCCATGATTATGAATGGCAATGAATTTGGTTTGCTGGCCAACCACTCGCTGGTGATGGCCTCCTATATATCCCGCGCTAACGCTGCAATCATCGATCTGCGTACGTTGTTAGAACAGGGGTGA
- the aroQ gene encoding type II 3-dehydroquinate dehydratase has protein sequence MAKILLLNGPNLNLLGTREPEVYGADTLQDINQRLTTLAQQAGHQIECLQSNAEHVLIDRIHQARVDQVDFILINPAAFTHTSVALRDALLGVSIPFIEIHISNVHAREAFRHHSFLSDVAVGVICGLGVQGYEFALQSAISRIEKP, from the coding sequence ATGGCTAAGATACTGCTTCTTAACGGTCCAAACCTGAATCTGCTCGGCACTCGCGAGCCTGAAGTTTACGGTGCCGATACCCTGCAGGACATTAACCAGCGCCTAACCACCCTTGCTCAGCAGGCGGGTCATCAGATTGAGTGCCTGCAAAGTAATGCCGAGCATGTACTGATTGATCGCATCCATCAGGCCCGCGTCGATCAGGTGGATTTTATACTGATCAATCCAGCTGCATTCACCCACACCAGCGTTGCACTGCGTGATGCACTTCTCGGCGTTTCGATCCCTTTTATAGAGATCCACATCTCCAATGTGCACGCCCGTGAAGCGTTTCGCCACCATTCTTTTCTGTCGGATGTGGCTGTGGGAGTTATTTGTGGCCTGGGCGTCCAGGGTTATGAATTTGCATTACAGTCCGCTATTAGCCGGATTGAAAAACCTTAA
- a CDS encoding acetyl-CoA carboxylase biotin carboxyl carrier protein, with the protein MDIRKVKKLIELLEESNINEIEIHEGEESVRISRGSTVVAAPAPVAAAPAPVAAPIAAPVAPVAEAAPAHNGHAVLSPMVGTFYRAPSPSSASFIEVGQSVKEGDPICIVEAMKMMNQIEADKSGVVEAILVEDGQPVEFDQPLVIIV; encoded by the coding sequence ATGGATATTCGCAAAGTTAAAAAACTGATTGAGCTGCTGGAAGAATCAAACATCAACGAGATTGAGATTCATGAAGGTGAAGAGTCTGTTCGCATCAGCCGTGGCTCTACTGTTGTCGCCGCACCTGCACCTGTAGCAGCGGCTCCGGCACCCGTAGCGGCTCCGATTGCAGCACCCGTTGCACCGGTAGCTGAAGCAGCGCCTGCACACAACGGCCACGCGGTTCTGTCGCCAATGGTCGGTACTTTCTACCGCGCTCCTTCTCCTAGCTCAGCATCATTTATTGAAGTGGGTCAGTCAGTTAAAGAGGGCGACCCTATCTGCATCGTTGAAGCGATGAAGATGATGAATCAGATCGAAGCAGACAAGTCCGGTGTGGTCGAAGCAATATTGGTAGAAGACGGCCAGCCGGTTGAGTTTGATCAGCCACTGGTAATCATCGTTTAA
- the accC gene encoding acetyl-CoA carboxylase biotin carboxylase subunit, with protein MLEKVVIANRGEIALRILRACKELGIKTVAIHSTADRDLMHVRLADEAVCIGPPPSAQSYLNIPAIIAAAEVTDAMGIHPGYGFLAENADFAERVEKSGFAFIGPKAETIRIMGDKVAAIEAMQKAGVPTVPGSDGELPEDGDTIIDIARKIGYPVIIKAAAGGGGRGMRVVHSEASLLNAVYVTKSEAKAAFGDETVYMEKFLENPRHVEIQVLSDGQGNAIHLYDRDCSMQRRHQKVVEEAPAPHIDPDARAKVLKSCVDACIAINYRGAGTFEFLYEDGNFYFIEMNTRVQVEHPVSEMVTGIDIVKEQLRIASGMPLSFKQEDVKLLGHSIECRINAEDPKTFMPCPGTVNHFHAPGGIGVRVDSHLYNGYTVPPHYDSLIAKLITYGEDRATALRRMEIALDEMVVEGIRCNIPLHQTIVRDANFAEGGVNIHYLEKKLGLD; from the coding sequence ATGCTAGAAAAAGTTGTTATTGCCAACCGGGGCGAAATCGCATTGCGAATTCTCCGGGCGTGTAAGGAACTGGGCATCAAAACGGTTGCGATCCACTCCACTGCGGACCGCGACCTGATGCATGTTCGCCTTGCTGACGAAGCCGTATGTATCGGACCACCTCCGTCAGCACAAAGCTATCTGAACATCCCTGCAATCATCGCTGCAGCCGAAGTGACCGACGCCATGGGCATCCATCCCGGTTACGGGTTCCTGGCTGAAAATGCAGATTTTGCTGAGCGGGTAGAAAAGAGCGGCTTTGCCTTTATCGGCCCGAAAGCGGAAACCATCCGCATCATGGGTGATAAAGTTGCCGCCATCGAAGCGATGCAAAAAGCGGGCGTGCCAACGGTTCCCGGCTCTGATGGTGAGTTGCCGGAAGATGGCGATACCATTATCGACATCGCCCGCAAAATTGGTTACCCGGTTATTATCAAGGCAGCAGCCGGCGGCGGTGGCCGCGGTATGCGCGTTGTCCACAGTGAAGCCAGCCTTCTGAATGCTGTTTATGTCACCAAGTCAGAAGCCAAAGCGGCATTTGGTGATGAAACCGTATATATGGAGAAGTTCCTCGAGAACCCACGCCATGTTGAGATTCAGGTACTGTCTGACGGCCAGGGCAATGCGATCCATCTGTATGACCGTGACTGCTCAATGCAGCGTCGGCACCAGAAGGTTGTTGAGGAAGCGCCCGCGCCACACATCGACCCTGATGCTCGGGCTAAAGTGCTGAAGAGCTGCGTAGATGCCTGTATTGCGATCAACTATCGCGGTGCCGGGACCTTCGAGTTCCTCTATGAAGACGGTAATTTTTACTTTATCGAGATGAACACCCGGGTTCAGGTTGAACACCCGGTATCGGAGATGGTGACCGGTATCGATATCGTTAAAGAGCAGCTGCGCATCGCCTCAGGCATGCCACTCTCATTCAAGCAGGAAGATGTAAAACTGCTGGGCCACTCCATCGAGTGCCGGATCAACGCTGAAGATCCGAAAACCTTCATGCCATGTCCAGGCACCGTTAATCACTTCCACGCACCAGGCGGCATCGGCGTACGGGTTGATTCACACCTGTACAACGGCTATACCGTTCCTCCACACTATGATTCGCTGATCGCCAAGCTGATCACCTATGGTGAAGACCGGGCAACCGCACTGCGGAGAATGGAGATTGCACTGGATGAGATGGTGGTAGAAGGTATCCGCTGTAATATCCCACTGCACCAGACGATCGTTCGCGACGCTAACTTCGCCGAAGGTGGGGTTAACATCCACTATCTGGAAAAGAAACTGGGTCTGGACTGA
- the prmA gene encoding 50S ribosomal protein L11 methyltransferase, with translation MPWLQIKLDVLPDNAEQYEDLLLAAGCAAVTLQDREDTPIFEPDLGTTPLWSNTVLTGLFSADHDLDATQAFLHESHAQLFPNTPFPKMKTEILEDKDWEREWMDNYHPMQFGNRLWVCPSWKAVPDPDAVNLMLDPGLAFGTGTHPTTALCLEFLDSLQLKGKQVVDYGCGSGILGIAALLLGARHVTAVDIDPQALDASLDNLQRNQLSKDRLQVYFPEKAPQDQADLVVANILAGPLVQLAPTLTSLCKTGGQLILSGLLADQEAELRQAYSGQFDLDPVTEKEGWIRITGVKR, from the coding sequence ATGCCCTGGTTACAGATCAAACTGGATGTCCTGCCTGATAATGCTGAGCAGTATGAAGATCTGCTACTCGCTGCCGGCTGCGCCGCCGTAACCCTTCAGGACCGTGAAGATACGCCAATTTTCGAGCCGGATTTGGGCACCACTCCCCTGTGGAGCAACACAGTGCTGACCGGGCTGTTTTCTGCTGATCACGATCTGGATGCCACGCAGGCATTTCTGCATGAATCCCATGCTCAGCTATTCCCTAACACCCCCTTTCCAAAGATGAAAACTGAGATTCTGGAGGATAAGGACTGGGAACGGGAATGGATGGATAACTACCACCCGATGCAATTTGGCAACCGTTTGTGGGTCTGCCCCAGCTGGAAAGCGGTTCCCGATCCGGATGCGGTCAACCTGATGCTGGATCCCGGACTGGCCTTTGGTACCGGAACCCATCCGACTACCGCCCTCTGCCTGGAGTTTCTCGACTCCCTGCAACTGAAAGGTAAACAGGTAGTCGACTATGGCTGCGGCTCAGGCATTCTGGGGATCGCAGCGCTGCTGCTGGGAGCCCGTCATGTTACCGCAGTCGATATAGACCCTCAGGCACTGGATGCCAGTCTGGATAACCTGCAACGCAATCAGCTGTCAAAAGACCGCCTGCAGGTTTACTTCCCGGAAAAAGCGCCTCAGGATCAGGCAGACCTGGTGGTCGCCAACATCCTTGCCGGCCCTCTGGTACAACTGGCCCCCACCCTCACCTCACTTTGTAAAACCGGCGGACAGCTGATTTTGTCGGGATTACTGGCGGATCAGGAGGCCGAACTGCGCCAGGCCTATAGCGGCCAGTTTGATCTGGATCCGGTAACAGAGAAAGAGGGCTGGATTCGCATAACGGGTGTTAAGCGATAA
- a CDS encoding DUF3426 domain-containing protein produces MGRNIITECPACHTRFQVTQGQLKIASGKVRCGACLDVFNAEVYRCDDPNDLAEPQDRPLQQQLNTDQSHKDPLFDLIEIPDFSPPARPSEGIDKRYSIPDSEPEQTAQQNSDQYPRQQLPEQLPGLVTRQKIHLRQDDTDDRVPETESDAIHQASPQLPEQPLQPATESPDLNQPVSELLQPQHPGKAGFTDTDDLRPHSLPGKNTGLLLSDPEFDPELELKSKPALESESDTVSPTIPEAESHTGAPVADSDTKTPPETSVATVAIKLRPDSPPMRPATSLRAEPVMIRTTLEKSRSSAGWIVLSMLATLLLATQYLWFNRQHLSAYPELMPAYTLACEHLPCHLKTPIMLDLISTKKLVVLEHSQYQGVLSVNLLLENRRDADQPYPAILLAFSDRLGKLISERLFQPEDYLDAPESNNSGTTAPLKMPAGQTVQIHFDILDPGRRALSYEASLKAPATAKNKR; encoded by the coding sequence ATGGGCCGCAACATCATCACCGAATGCCCCGCCTGTCACACCCGGTTCCAGGTGACTCAGGGGCAACTCAAAATAGCCAGCGGAAAGGTGCGCTGCGGTGCTTGTCTGGACGTTTTTAATGCCGAGGTCTATCGCTGTGATGATCCCAACGACCTGGCGGAACCGCAGGATCGACCGCTGCAGCAACAGCTTAACACGGATCAGAGCCATAAAGACCCGCTGTTTGATCTGATTGAGATTCCCGACTTCAGCCCTCCGGCCAGACCTTCCGAGGGCATTGATAAACGCTACAGCATCCCGGATAGCGAGCCTGAGCAGACGGCACAACAGAACTCTGATCAATACCCCAGACAGCAACTACCGGAACAGCTGCCCGGACTGGTTACCCGGCAAAAAATCCATCTGCGACAGGACGACACCGATGACCGGGTGCCGGAGACTGAATCAGATGCCATTCATCAAGCCTCGCCTCAGCTACCGGAGCAACCGCTGCAACCTGCGACAGAGTCCCCCGATCTGAATCAACCGGTCAGTGAGCTGCTGCAGCCTCAGCATCCCGGGAAGGCCGGCTTTACTGACACTGACGATCTTCGGCCTCACTCCCTGCCCGGAAAAAATACTGGATTACTGCTTTCTGATCCTGAATTTGATCCTGAATTGGAATTAAAATCTAAGCCTGCACTTGAATCAGAATCCGATACGGTCTCACCTACGATCCCAGAAGCAGAATCACACACTGGTGCTCCAGTCGCTGACAGCGATACGAAGACTCCCCCCGAGACCTCTGTCGCGACTGTAGCAATTAAACTCAGGCCAGACAGCCCGCCCATGCGACCGGCTACATCCTTGCGTGCCGAACCGGTAATGATCCGGACCACACTAGAAAAGTCCCGCTCCAGCGCTGGCTGGATAGTGCTATCAATGCTTGCGACTCTTCTGCTGGCGACACAATACCTCTGGTTCAACCGCCAGCACCTTAGCGCTTATCCCGAGCTGATGCCGGCCTATACCCTGGCATGTGAACACCTGCCCTGCCACCTGAAAACGCCGATCATGCTCGATCTGATCAGCACTAAAAAGCTGGTCGTCCTGGAACATTCGCAATATCAGGGCGTGCTGAGTGTTAACCTGCTGCTGGAGAACCGGAGGGATGCCGATCAACCCTACCCGGCTATTCTGCTAGCGTTCTCCGATCGCCTGGGCAAGCTGATCAGTGAGCGGTTATTTCAGCCCGAGGACTATCTCGACGCCCCGGAATCAAACAACTCAGGCACCACAGCTCCGCTTAAGATGCCTGCCGGGCAGACAGTTCAGATACATTTCGACATTCTCGATCCCGGTCGCCGGGCGCTCAGCTATGAAGCCTCTTTAAAAGCTCCCGCCACCGCTAAAAACAAGCGATAA
- the dusB gene encoding tRNA dihydrouridine synthase DusB translates to MAMFQIGAHTIDSQVILAPMAGVTDLPFRRLCKRLGAGMVVSEMVTSDTRLWHTRKSSYRLQKDPNDSLNVVQIAGGDPEMMAEAARVNAANGAHIIDINMGCPAKKVCNKAAGSALLKDEKLVREILQATVAAVELPVTLKIRTGWDTHNRNGESIARIAEDAGIQALAVHGRTRACGYKGDAEYDTIARIRQAINIPLFANGDINSAEKARQVLDYTGADAVMLGRPAQGNPWIFREISHYLSTGKVLPSPTAEEVRDTLLEHLEALYFFYGDYAGIRIARKHVGWYLKNRQDSTLLKSSDSFRNEFNQIEETELQLSAIRSFFTAPDKAEAAA, encoded by the coding sequence TTGGCCATGTTTCAAATCGGAGCACACACCATTGACAGTCAGGTTATCCTGGCACCGATGGCCGGTGTAACCGACCTGCCTTTTCGCCGGTTGTGCAAACGACTGGGCGCGGGCATGGTGGTCTCTGAGATGGTAACTTCCGATACCCGCCTGTGGCATACCCGAAAATCCAGCTACCGTTTACAAAAAGACCCTAACGACAGTCTCAACGTTGTCCAGATCGCCGGTGGCGACCCTGAGATGATGGCCGAGGCTGCCCGGGTGAATGCCGCTAATGGCGCCCATATTATCGATATCAATATGGGCTGTCCGGCCAAAAAGGTCTGTAATAAAGCCGCGGGATCTGCACTGCTGAAAGATGAAAAACTGGTCCGGGAAATTCTGCAGGCTACCGTTGCAGCTGTCGAGCTGCCGGTGACGCTGAAGATCCGTACCGGCTGGGATACCCACAACCGCAATGGCGAAAGCATCGCCCGGATTGCCGAAGATGCCGGCATTCAGGCACTTGCGGTACATGGTCGTACCCGGGCCTGTGGTTATAAGGGTGATGCCGAGTACGATACCATCGCCCGGATTCGTCAGGCGATCAATATCCCACTGTTTGCCAATGGTGATATCAACTCTGCCGAAAAAGCCCGCCAGGTATTGGATTACACTGGTGCCGATGCCGTTATGCTGGGTCGGCCGGCTCAGGGCAATCCCTGGATATTTCGTGAGATAAGTCATTACCTTTCGACGGGCAAAGTGCTACCCTCCCCGACCGCTGAAGAGGTCCGGGATACGCTTTTAGAACATCTTGAAGCGCTGTATTTTTTTTATGGAGACTATGCCGGGATACGGATTGCCCGCAAACATGTCGGCTGGTACCTAAAAAACAGACAGGATTCAACGCTATTAAAAAGCTCAGATTCTTTCAGAAATGAGTTTAATCAAATAGAAGAAACCGAACTTCAGCTAAGTGCAATCCGGTCATTTTTCACCGCACCGGACAAGGCAGAGGCTGCTGCCTGA
- the fis gene encoding DNA-binding transcriptional regulator Fis encodes MQVDNKTLNTQVTQLENIDVQERTLRDSVQVSMHNYFRQLDGQPVTDVYQMVLAEIEAPLFEAVMTYTRDNQTKASELLGLNRGTLRKKLKQYGLL; translated from the coding sequence ATGCAAGTGGATAACAAAACATTGAATACACAAGTGACACAATTGGAAAACATCGATGTGCAGGAACGCACCCTGCGGGACAGCGTGCAGGTCTCTATGCATAACTATTTTCGACAGCTTGACGGACAGCCTGTAACCGACGTATACCAGATGGTACTGGCAGAGATTGAAGCGCCGCTGTTTGAAGCCGTTATGACTTACACCCGCGACAACCAGACCAAGGCTTCTGAACTTCTGGGTCTGAACCGGGGCACGCTGCGCAAGAAGCTGAAGCAATACGGCTTACTGTAA
- the purH gene encoding bifunctional phosphoribosylaminoimidazolecarboxamide formyltransferase/IMP cyclohydrolase encodes MAEQKITPVRRALISVSDKSGIVEFAQALSQRGVEILSTGGTYKLLKDNNIPAIEVSDYTGFPEMMDGRVKTLHPKIHGGILGRRGIDDAIMNEHDITPIDMVVVNLYPFEQTIARPDCDLPMAIENIDIGGPTMVRSAAKNHKDVAIVVAADNYQRIIAELDDKQGLTHPTRFDLAVQAFEHTAAYDGMIANYLGAINDGSVDEPADFPRTFNTQFVKAQEMRYGENPHQKAAFYVEANPSEASVSTARQLQGKALSFNNVADTDAALECVKPFHEPACVIVKHANPCGVAVGGTILEAYNKAFQTDPTSAFGGIIAFNRELDASTAQAIVERQFVEVIIAPTVTQEASDIVAAKPNVRLLACGEWFAERTKRFDYKRVNGGLLVQDQDLGMVDVSELKVVTKIQPTEEEIRDLLFCWEVAKFVKSNAIVYAKDGQTIGIGAGQMSRVYSAKIAGIKAADEGLEVKGSVMASDAFFPFRDGIDAAAAAGIKAIIQPGGSMRDQEVIDAANEHGMAMVFTGMRHFRH; translated from the coding sequence ATGGCAGAGCAGAAAATCACTCCGGTCCGTCGCGCACTGATCAGTGTGTCTGATAAATCCGGTATCGTTGAATTCGCCCAGGCACTGAGCCAGCGCGGTGTTGAGATCCTTTCCACTGGTGGCACTTACAAGCTGTTGAAAGACAACAACATTCCGGCTATTGAAGTATCTGACTACACCGGTTTTCCGGAAATGATGGATGGTCGTGTTAAAACCCTGCATCCGAAAATTCACGGTGGTATTCTTGGCCGTCGCGGGATTGATGACGCAATCATGAATGAACACGATATCACGCCGATCGATATGGTTGTCGTTAACCTCTACCCGTTCGAGCAAACCATTGCCCGCCCGGATTGCGATCTGCCAATGGCGATTGAAAACATCGATATTGGTGGACCGACCATGGTCCGCTCTGCCGCTAAAAACCATAAAGATGTTGCCATCGTTGTCGCTGCTGACAATTACCAACGGATCATTGCTGAACTGGATGACAAACAGGGCCTGACTCACCCAACCCGCTTTGATCTGGCGGTCCAGGCCTTTGAACACACCGCTGCTTACGACGGTATGATTGCCAACTACCTTGGCGCCATCAACGATGGCAGCGTAGATGAGCCTGCCGACTTCCCACGCACGTTCAACACCCAGTTTGTTAAAGCGCAAGAGATGCGTTACGGCGAAAACCCACATCAGAAAGCCGCATTCTACGTCGAGGCTAACCCTTCTGAAGCCAGCGTTTCCACTGCCCGCCAGCTGCAGGGTAAAGCGTTGTCGTTCAATAATGTTGCCGATACCGATGCGGCACTGGAGTGCGTCAAACCATTCCACGAACCCGCCTGCGTCATTGTTAAACACGCCAACCCATGCGGTGTCGCCGTTGGTGGCACGATTCTGGAAGCCTACAATAAGGCCTTCCAGACTGATCCGACTTCTGCCTTTGGCGGAATCATCGCCTTTAACCGGGAACTGGATGCCAGCACCGCTCAGGCGATCGTCGAGCGCCAGTTTGTTGAAGTGATTATCGCACCGACAGTGACTCAGGAAGCCTCTGATATCGTTGCCGCGAAGCCTAACGTTCGCCTGCTGGCCTGCGGTGAATGGTTTGCCGAGCGCACCAAGCGTTTCGACTATAAGCGTGTGAATGGCGGCCTGCTGGTTCAGGATCAGGACCTGGGCATGGTTGATGTCAGCGAACTGAAAGTGGTTACCAAGATTCAGCCTACAGAAGAGGAGATCCGTGATCTGCTGTTCTGCTGGGAGGTTGCCAAATTTGTTAAGTCCAACGCCATTGTCTATGCCAAAGATGGCCAGACTATCGGTATCGGTGCCGGCCAGATGAGCCGTGTATACAGCGCCAAGATCGCCGGTATTAAAGCTGCTGATGAAGGTCTGGAAGTGAAAGGCTCGGTTATGGCCTCTGACGCCTTCTTCCCGTTCCGCGACGGCATCGATGCCGCTGCGGCTGCCGGCATTAAAGCGATCATCCAGCCGGGTGGTTCAATGCGCGATCAGGAAGTGATCGATGCCGCCAATGAACACGGTATGGCGATGGTCTTCACCGGTATGCGCCACTTCCGCCACTAA
- the purD gene encoding phosphoribosylamine--glycine ligase, with protein sequence MNVLVIGSGGREHALAWQAAKDSKVSKVFVAPGNAGTALEPKLENVAIDVMDQDALVAFAKENSIALTIVGPEAPLVEGIVDRFASEGLRCFGPSKGAAQLEGSKAFTKDFLERQQIPTADYQNFTEIEPALAYLREKGAPIVVKADGLAAGKGVIVAMTLQEAEDAVQDMLAGNAFGEAGHRVVIEEFLDGEEASFIVMVDGTNVLPMATSQDHKRAGNGDTGLNTGGMGAYSPAPVVTPEIDQRIMAEVILPTVKGMAEEGNTYVGFLYAGLMIMADGTPKVIEYNCRFGDPETQPIMLRLKSGIVELCDAALDGKLDQTTAEWDPRSAVGVVLAAGGYPGDYAKGDVITLPQQVAEGTKVFHAGTAEKDGQVVTSGGRVLCATALGDSVTEAQQRAYELVKQINWNGVYYRDDIAYRAIAREQQ encoded by the coding sequence ATGAACGTATTAGTGATTGGTTCTGGCGGCCGCGAACACGCACTGGCGTGGCAGGCAGCCAAAGACAGCAAGGTTAGCAAAGTCTTTGTTGCACCGGGTAACGCCGGTACCGCTCTCGAGCCTAAGCTGGAAAACGTTGCCATCGACGTGATGGATCAGGATGCGCTGGTAGCATTCGCCAAAGAAAACAGCATTGCTCTGACCATTGTCGGGCCTGAAGCACCACTGGTTGAAGGCATTGTTGATCGTTTTGCCAGCGAAGGTCTGCGCTGCTTTGGTCCGTCAAAAGGCGCTGCACAGTTGGAAGGTTCTAAAGCGTTCACCAAAGATTTTCTTGAGCGCCAGCAGATCCCTACTGCAGATTATCAGAACTTTACTGAGATCGAACCTGCGCTGGCTTACCTGCGTGAAAAAGGTGCCCCGATCGTTGTCAAAGCCGATGGTCTGGCGGCCGGTAAAGGGGTTATCGTGGCGATGACTCTGCAGGAAGCTGAAGATGCCGTTCAGGACATGCTGGCTGGCAATGCATTTGGCGAAGCGGGACACCGGGTTGTCATCGAAGAGTTTCTCGACGGTGAGGAAGCCAGCTTTATCGTCATGGTTGACGGCACTAACGTACTGCCAATGGCCACCAGCCAGGATCATAAACGTGCAGGCAATGGCGATACCGGGCTCAACACCGGTGGCATGGGCGCATACTCCCCTGCCCCGGTTGTCACACCCGAGATCGATCAGCGCATTATGGCTGAGGTTATCCTGCCAACGGTTAAGGGAATGGCTGAGGAGGGCAATACCTATGTCGGTTTCCTCTATGCCGGCCTGATGATTATGGCTGACGGCACACCGAAAGTGATCGAATACAACTGTCGTTTCGGCGATCCGGAAACCCAGCCAATCATGCTGCGCCTGAAATCCGGTATTGTTGAGCTGTGTGATGCAGCACTGGACGGTAAGCTGGATCAGACTACCGCTGAGTGGGATCCACGCAGCGCTGTCGGTGTTGTTCTGGCGGCGGGCGGTTATCCCGGTGATTACGCCAAGGGCGATGTTATCACTCTGCCTCAACAGGTTGCCGAGGGTACTAAAGTGTTCCATGCCGGTACCGCAGAAAAAGACGGTCAGGTTGTCACCAGTGGCGGCCGGGTACTGTGTGCTACCGCGCTGGGAGATTCTGTTACTGAGGCTCAGCAACGTGCCTACGAATTGGTAAAACAGATCAACTGGAATGGTGTTTACTATCGTGATGATATCGCTTACCGGGCGATCGCACGGGAACAGCAATAA